The genomic interval GCGCTGCAGTACGGTTAACAGGAGGAAACACATCATGGGCAGACACAAGCGCCGCAGCAGAGCCATCTGGTGAGCTCGCTCAGAGTCTTCCTCGGTGTCCTGCCGAAAACACACGCAGACGCAAGCACACAGTGAATCCAGGACgcattcaaaaatgcatttgttcgCCGTAATTGTTCAATTATAGCGCCTGACAAAGCATTAAATGAACGAAGAGCATATTCACCTCTTTCACGTCCACCATCCAGCCCCCGTCTACGAACAGCAGCACATTATAGATCCTCTCCTTCACGTCCTCGGTGAGCGCTCCCAGACGGCCCTGCCAGTTCTCATGCTCTATCTGGAGGAAGCGACAAAGAAAAGCCATTAAAGATAAAAGCCAGAGGCGTTCGCCGCGGAGCAGTCGTCTGAGCTTTCGAGGACGGCCTGTTCTGACCTTGTACTCCGCTTCTTTCATCTCATGGGCCACCTTCTCTGTAAACTTGGCTTGAGCGGGGGCCGTGGGTTTCACTGGAGGACAGTTCATGTGCTTGAACCACTCATTAAACGCTTCGTGAGCTTCCTGCGGGGGGCACACAGAGTAAGAACGCTCCGCTTTTAACGACAGTCGGTACAGCGACTGAATTCAGCGCCGCGCAAACAATCCTCACCAGATAGGCACGGATGCAAAGATGCTCGCGAATAGCATTCGAGGCTTCTGCGGGAAGGGGCGTGTCCATGCCCTGCTCGTCCCACTGGCGGTAGATCTCCCGCATGGAGTCTTCAGGGACTTTGTTGAAGACCATCTTAGCGGCGTCATGCTTCTTAGATGCTACAGCGAAAGAGGAACACTAGATAACGAAAGAGCAATGCTGCTAGTCTAAGCTAACTGACTTCACTTAGGCCTAAGGATAAACTAAACTATAAAGTTTGAATGGTATAAATGACTGTAGTTACTGGAAAATGCACTTTATTACTACATTCAGAAAAatttaaaaccattaataaaGACTACAGATTACGCGTAAATGTAACTcgtatataaactttttttttaatagtgcatgcatttatataaatattcagagcactcatatatattatgtaaacaaaaacgtttcttttggatgcgattaatctcACCTAAGAACTTCCTCATGATGGCATTGCTCTGTTTAAGGGCCTCGGCTCGCTGGGCGGGATCAAACACCAGCCAGTCAATGACATCGATCTTCTGCTGATCCTCCTGTGTGAATACATGAAAACTCTGCTGCTAACTGGATGTAGACGTGTAAATGAGCACAGTTCGGATTTATTTTACTTACCGCTGTAGTTGCTGTATCCAGTGAAGGGGTCAGATCGTGATGGGCAAACTCAtccgtgtctctctctctgatggTCTCTACTACGGTTTTTGTGATTGCTGCTACGTCCAAACCTGTAATAAGTGCGTAATAACAACGTGATAAACATTTCACGCTCGCTCTGtcataattgcaaaataaactcTTCCGTCGTTATGCAAGACCGTTCGGCCTCACCTGCTTGCGTTGCCAGCTCCAGACAGTGTTTGCGCTGCTCGGTCTCGGTGACTTCCTCCAGGAACTGAGCGTATTCTGACACGGCCATGTCAGCAGGAAGGTGACTGACGTAAAAAGCAATAAGATCCACCTGCTTTTCCTTTACTAAAAGCGAGATGTAGGCCTTCAGGACAtccacacacacctcctcctgAAAAACACAGACCACGATGTGtcaaattttatgtatttatctgtACAAGCAATAagataaacagaaatgtgaGGCATATAACCTACATACCTTAAGTTGCATGCCCAAACTGCGATAAAACAACACTAAATGCGACATGAAGCGCAAAAGATGAGCCGGCAAAGCTGTACTTCTTCCCAACCAATCATTGAAGTCCTCCAGAAGACCTTTCAACACAGGTTAAACTTTAACTTAAGAACAACCTTTCAAATAGAATAGGTGAGATTTTTCCAAATATCTATTCTTGAAGAGTACCGTCAAGATCTCCAAGAATAACGAACTTCTGAATCAAATGGTAATGTTCCTTGGTTGCATCCAGAACTCTCTGTCAACATAACGTGTGAAAAGATCAGAGTCCACAAGTTTAGTCTTTTACAAAGGAAACCTTCATTCACTCTTACTTTGGATTCTGTAGCTTGAAGCTCTTCAAAGACTTTCTCCAACgtccaactaaaaaaaaaaagccacatgATGGAATTGATCACTTATAAGTAGACCACATATAAGATGGAAAACAGAGGATGTTTGTAGTCGTACTTGGCCTCTAGGAACTCTCTGGGCAACTCCTCCAGCTCTTCACTGCCCAGACCAGAAGAACAGATTTCCTGCTCTACCAGAGTGTCCACCATCACCCGGAAATACGCCCACACGGTGTCCTCCCACGACTCGCACACGGGTAACAGCTGCAGGAGAGGAGGACATATTCAAATGATGACTAAAAACAAGAGGAAAGAAAACGGCGTACAAACAGCCAACGACCATATACCTGTTTGAGGTTTCCACTCAGTGCGGCATAGATGGCTCTTTCGTATTTGTTGAGCTGCTCCTGAAACAGCAAAACAAGGCAGAATCGTTCAGAATGACAAACAAAATGACTCACACATTCGCAGAAGCTGTGTGTTAAGCAcggacatttttaatttcaagacTTGATGTTACCGAGCACAAGGTGTATTTATAAAGCTTATATTTTCTCATGTATAAAATGCGCATGAAAACTGTATTATAAAAGACAACATGTTTTTGCTATGGCAGAGCACTTAAAgacaaggagaaaaaaaagagacatttttaattCCAATTACTGTCAGCGTTGCCCTAAATCGGTGTTTCCTCACCTCCTCTGCCATTCTCCAGCAGCAAACCTTCCACACGCTTCGATGAGGGTTCCCCTCCACCGCTTGAAGCTCTCCAcctcctaaacacacacacacacacacacacacacacacacacacacacagttcactCCAACTGACCAATGAATGACCACGACTTTCAGTCAAATGTGATGCCTGGATTTTAAGAGACTGCACTCACAAAAGAACACATTGTTACCAATTCAATATTGATAactagaaataaaatgtatttactctagttacatttttaacatgccaggttaaaaataactgctttcaaaacattaaaattgctAAACAAGGTGTTTGACCATGTAAATTATGAATCACTAAAGTTatggagagatggagagagtgtCTTATTTATATAGtcatattttataatcaatGGGAGAGTTCTGCCATGATTCATTTATTCTCGTCATTCTTAACAAATACAAACCTTCTTGGTTTTCACGCAtgaaaatagtattattaactgctggaggagccaacgacagacacagtgggcgtggcgtcaggcctcggaaggcttttttttaacattaaaaatacaaaataagtgtttgagtgtccaaataaaaatcTGCTATGAAAGGTTGAAAGTTAGTGCCTTATTTATATAGtcatattttataatcaatGGGAGAGTTCTGCcatgattcatttattcttcGTCATTCTTAACAAATACAAACCTTCTTGGTTTTCACGCATGAAAATAGTATTATTGAGCTTGATACATATATACAGCCGATATATGTCAGGCGGTACGCATATACCTTATATATATCGGAGTATGAATTCTGTctaccgggacagagaaaccggaaaggaatgctcaaccagccacctaatgacagtaaacgcaagcgccacttacccttcctggtggctgggagcgagtcaTTGTTCCTCCGTCCCGCATGGGTACCAGCGTAGATGGGATGACGCCatcagatattattattaacagtgGGCGCCAATTATCATAATTAGTCACGTTCCGAGCAATCCAGGTAATGTAGCATTATTCACAGCCTATGTTGACGCGCTCTCGTTGATGTAAGTCGCATTTACACATCCAAACGAGCAATATTAATGtagcggtgacaaggctaaatcccccTCAGGTGTGTGCTACCACGCCCCTCACACGAACACACCCACTCTCGCCGTGAGCCATAAAGGAcgggtgacacacacacaatatatatgtatgaattaaAGTCTAATGAAAAGGAGAGTGACTAAATCATaacagaattttacattttcaactaTCCCCttaagtcacatttaacatAAACGAGCAATATTAATGTAGTTAGTATGCGAGCGTGTTGACCTCCGTTGATGTTGGGGTCATGATACAGTTTCCAGCCTTCCAGAGTGGCAGCACGCCAGGCCTGACCACAGCGCTTACACAGCCTCTgagcctacacacacacacacacacacacacacacacacacacacacacacacaaacagagaagcAAAGATACATAGGGACATTTTCAGTATTCAGTTCATTGCttctaaagaaaaaatgatCAAAGTGCTCAGATTTGTCAACACCGAACCTGGAGCAAAACGATATACAAAAATGATTCTTGTTCTGGTTTGGTCACAAACATTACATGcgatcaaatatttgttttcgaCTCTAAATCCCCCATCCCTCACAAGAGTCCCTTTCAGAAAACCCACCTCATCAGTCATGCCGGCTCGTATGAGGTTAAAGAGGTTTTTGAGCAGGCGGGTGTCGTCCTCTCTGTCCAGGTCTGCCAGCGGTCTCTTCTGTCTGATAGGAGCATCGGGATCCAGTTCTGTGACCAGCGGCCTGCTGAAACCACCGCTGGACTGATTCCTCCTCAGCTTTAGGGTGTGCAGTGTGTTCTCCCTAAACACAAACAATGCTCCATAAAAGATCTTGTATTCAAACCTGATTtctgaaatgttcaaaaatatcgATAAGCAGTGATAT from Puntigrus tetrazona isolate hp1 chromosome 4, ASM1883169v1, whole genome shotgun sequence carries:
- the nup107 gene encoding nuclear pore complex protein Nup107 produces the protein MDWSQTWLSPVVRDTEVTRAARRKSSHKKVAFPLSQDETPGTSTTPARPLLRQTPGSLLKQTFTPRSALRNPDVSAILGTGSRTPRFGNTPRTKGSLSMNLDDSDWTNSLYPSPLSGLVDASFTEDVSMSALMLKEDDPGESASLSLFPDFLQSYLRHASTDVFDLLEEYEALCQDKVSMLQKMVLRSAPGQQKSSKTVSITWLLQQEMVTWRLITSLYRDRIHTVLEEDIMMDITMPTESEKVVMEQFFQKGNMVRQSQLVVDWLESIAKDEVGDFSDNIEYYAKSVYWENTLHTLKLRRNQSSGGFSRPLVTELDPDAPIRQKRPLADLDREDDTRLLKNLFNLIRAGMTDEAQRLCKRCGQAWRAATLEGWKLYHDPNINGGGGELQAVEGNPHRSVWKVCCWRMAEEEQLNKYERAIYAALSGNLKQLLPVCESWEDTVWAYFRVMVDTLVEQEICSSGLGSEELEELPREFLEANWTLEKVFEELQATESKRVLDATKEHYHLIQKFVILGDLDGLLEDFNDWLGRSTALPAHLLRFMSHLVLFYRSLGMQLKEEVCVDVLKAYISLLVKEKQVDLIAFYVSHLPADMAVSEYAQFLEEVTETEQRKHCLELATQAGLDVAAITKTVVETIRERDTDEFAHHDLTPSLDTATTAEDQQKIDVIDWLVFDPAQRAEALKQSNAIMRKFLASKKHDAAKMVFNKVPEDSMREIYRQWDEQGMDTPLPAEASNAIREHLCIRAYLEAHEAFNEWFKHMNCPPVKPTAPAQAKFTEKVAHEMKEAEYKIEHENWQGRLGALTEDVKERIYNVLLFVDGGWMVDVKEDTEEDSERAHQMALLRRLCLPMMCFLLLTVLQRTERHQESLRLADIVASDQHRLYEVFSKDELQKFLQKMRESSLLLLDKGLDPLGYEIQP